A region of the Chelatococcus sp. YT9 genome:
CTTGCGCTCCATCACCGATGGCCCGGAGTGGCAGTGCAGATCCACCGCACCCTCCAGCAGGGCATCGACCAGGGCGGTGCGCTCATCGGGCTCAAGCATCGTCGTCTCCTCGGCTTCCTGTGCTGAAGAGACCGCATCGCGGCGACCAAGGCAGCGCCGGGCGTCTTCGATTTCACTCAATGAAATGAACGGAGACAGGGGACGATCCGCCGACCGGGCTTGGCTAGGCATTGTACAGCTTCATACACGGCAGGGAATGCCATGACAGTCTGTGCAACATTACCCATCCGGCGCGATCCGGCGGAAATCCGCTCGGCCCTCGAGGATGCGGACATTTCCGTGCTGCTGATGGTGTTGGTCCAATTGACCGGAGACATGGCGCTTCTGGAACGCTACGCACCCTTGCTCGGCCGTCCCGGCGAATTTAGGCATTCCATTCCACGAGGCATGGTCGAGGAGCTGCTGGACAGGCTCACGGCCCGGCTGACCGAGGACCGGCGGGCGCCGGATCGCATTGAGCCTTCGGTGCTGAGCCGGATGATGGCGGCCTTCGTGGGCGAGGAAATCTCCGACCTCTATCTCACCATGCTTCTGGAGGATCTCGGCTTCTCCCCGGCCGTGGCACCGCTCCCGTATGCGGATGCAGGTGCCCGGGAGAGGCCCGACGCCTTCAAGGTGCTTGTCATCGGGGCCGGCGCCGCAGGCATTTGCGCGGGCATCCGCCTCAAGCAGGCGGGCATTGCCTTTGAGATCGTCGAGCGCAACCAAGACATCGGGGGCGTCTGGCATGAAAACACCTATCCCGGCTGCGGGGTGGACAGCGCCAATCATCTCTACTGCTACTCTTTCGCGCTTAATCACAACTGGTCGCGCTATTACGTCAGGCAACCGGAACTGCAAGCGTACTTGCGCGATTGCGCGATCAGATACGGCGTCATCGGCCATGTCCGCTTCCGCGAGGAAGTGCTGTCGCTCCACTACGATGAGCTCCGGGCGGTCTGGCAAGCGACGATTAGGCAGGCGGACGGCGGCGAGCGCCACGTCGTCTCTAACGCGGTGATCAGTTCCGTCGGACAGTTGAACCAGCCGGCCTATCCGCGTCTCAAAGGTATCGACAGCTTTGCGGGCGTCAGCATGCACACGGCGCGCTGGAAGCATGATGTCGAACTCGCCGGAAAATCGGTCGCGATGATCGGTACCGGGGCGAGCGGCATGCAGGTTGGACCGGCCATCGCGGATGAAGTGGGCCGGCTTACCATCTTCCAACGCTCCGCACCCTGGGTGCTGCCGCGGCACAATTACCACAATACAGTCACGGACAACGTCAAATGGGTGCTGGCCAATGTGCCGCACTACGCACGCTGGTATCGGTTCCTCCTGTTCTGGGCCTATGGCGATGGGGTTTATCCCCTGCTCAAGATCGATCCGGACTGGAAGGAGCCCGGCTCCATCTCCGCAAAAAACGCCGAAATCCGCAAGCTCTGGCTCAAGTATGTCGAGGCGGAGATGGGGGACCGACCCGACCTCTACCCCAAAGTGGTGCCGGACTATCCGCCCTACGGCAAACGCTCGCTGCGCGACAACGACTGGTACGGCACACTGCGCCGCGATCACGTGGAACTGGTCAACACACCGGTCGCCGAGATCGTCGCCGATGGCATCGTTGACCGCGATGGACGGCATTATCCGGCCGATGTCATCATCTACGCCACAGGCTTCGAGGCGAGCCGGATGCTCTACCCGATGGACGTCATCGGCAAGGGCGGCATCAAGCTCCGCGATATCTGGGGCGATGACGATCCGCGTGCCTATCTCGGCATCACCGTGCCCGGTTTTCCAAACCTGTTTCTGACCTATGGGCCGAATACCAATCTGGCCCACGGCGGCAGCATTATCTTCCAGATCGAATGTCAGGTTCACTACATCGCAGCCTGCCTATCGCTGATGATCAAGAGTGGCTTCGCTGCCATGGAGTGCACGCAAAAAGCGCACGACACCTACAACGAAAAAGCCGACGCAACATTGTCCGAAATGGTCTGGTCATTCCCGGGCGTAACCAACTGGTACAAGAACTCGAGCGGCCGGGTCACCACGAACTCGCCCTGGTCCCTCGTTGACTACTGGCACATGACCCGGCAGCCCGACCCCGCCGCCTATGACTTCACCCAAATCCCCGGAAGGGAACGCAACAATGCATGAACTCGTCGGCGTCTGGCGCCTTGTCGACATCACCAACACGGACAAGGACGGCAACGTCCTTCCTCCATCCTACGGCCCGCTGAAAATGGGTCTCATCACCTTCACTGAGCAGAACCGCATGATGGTGGTGATCTGCGACGGGCGCGAGCATCTGCCCGAGGGCGTGCGCCAGCGCGAATATACCTCCTATGCCGGCACCTACAGGTTCGACGGCAAGACGCTCATCACCGCGGTGGACTGCTCGACCCCGACCAACCCGCCCCGCATCGGCACCGACCAGGTCCGCCCGGCGCGGTTCGATGGCAATCGTGTCATCCTCACCGCGCCGCCTGTGGAGATCGACGGCATCATTCAGTATCGTGACCTTACCTGGGAGAAGATTGCCTGACAGCGGCGGTTTTACTTGCCGCGACAACAGGTAAGCGCCATCGTGACAATGATTTCTGGGAGGAAAATCATGGCATCCTACGAACCCGTCACGTCCGTCTTGCGCTCGCTCGAGCTGCTGGCCATCCTCAACCGCCAGCGCGTCTCGACGATCGAGCACATGCACAGGCTGACGAGCCTGCCCAAACCGACGATCGTCCGGCTGCTCGAAACCATGATGGCCGCGGGATATGTGGTGCGGGATACACGGGGCAAGGGATATCAGGTCACGTCGCAGGTGGGCGAGTTGAGCTGCGGCTTCCACGGTGCGCCACAGGTGGTCGAAGCCGGCCGTCCCTGGGCTCAGGAACTGACCCGCATGTTCAGCTGGCCAGCCGCGATCGCCGTGCTCGATCGCAATGCCATGCTGGTTTGCTACACGACAAGCGGCGACAGCCCCATCGCGCCCTACCACGGGCTGCTGCATAGGCATCTCGGCCTCATCACCAAGGCGCTCGGCCTCGCCTATCTCGCCTTCTGCCCGGCGGAAGAGCGCAAGCTCATTTACCGGCTGCTCGCCACCTCGCCCCACCCCGACGAGGATCAGATGGCTGCGCCCGAGGCCATCGAATGTATCATCAAAGTGACCAGGCGACAGCAATTCGCCGAGCGGCAACGGGCCATCAAGCCGGAGGCCTCCTCGAGCGTGGCTGTTCCCATCTATGAACATGGCAGCGACAGGGTGCTTGGCACCATCGGGCTGACCTATTACGCGAGCGCGGTGAAACGCGCCGACATCCTCGAACGCTACGTTCCAAACCTCAAAAACGCCGCGAACGGCATCAGCGAGAACGTCGCGCGCATGCAAGCCGCCATGAGCGCCGCGAGGGAATTGGTGCACTAGGGACGGAACTTCGTCTTATCGGTTGCATCCCGATCACCACACCAATCAATCGCCACCATCTTGGCTCGCCCCGGGACCCCGTGAATCACCTCTGGTGAATGAGAGCAGAGACATCCTGCCTGACCTGTCCGACCCGGGATCGAGACCTCCAGAGGGCCATCGTTTCACGCCGCGAAACGCGGCTGCTTCATCGTTCGCGGACAGGATCGGCCGGCGCAGGGTGATCCAAACATGGATGAGGACTTCATGACTATCAGCCGGCGCGACTTTCATCTCACCACCAGCGATGACGTCAGAATCTGGATACGGGAAGTTCGGTCGACAACCGCATCCGGCCGCACGCCGATGGTGCTGTTGCACGGAACGCGCATTCCCGGCATCAGCGAATATGACCTGCCCGTGGAGAACGGTTCCCTCGCAGCCGATCTCGCGGCCGCAGGACATGTCTGCTTCATCGTCGATGCCCGCGGCTTCGGACAATCGGAGCGCCCACCGGAAATGGACCAGCCCCCGGTGCCGACCCGTCCCCTGATCCGCACCATCGAGATCACCCGGGATCTCGATGCCGCCGTCGATCACCTGCGGGAGACCACCGGTCAGGACAAGGTCGGTCTCCTCGGTTGGGGGGTAGGCGCGACCTGCGTTGCCATGTATGCGGCCCTCAACCCCGAAAAGGTCAGCCATATCGTGCTCTACTGCATGATCTATGGCGGCACAGCTGATCATGCGTCGATGAAGATCGGCTCGATCTGGGACGATCCTGAGAATCCCGGCCATTTCAACCAGAAGCGATTTGGCAATTACACCTTCAACGGGGTCGACATGCTGGAGCATCATTGGGACCAGCAGATTCCGATCGCCGATAAGGAAGCGTGGCGCGATCCCGCCATGGTCGCCGCCTTTCGAGAAGCGCTGCTCAATGGCGATCCGACAGCCCGCGACCGCGATCCCCCGACCTATCGGAGCCCCAATGGGATGCTCGAAGATCTCTACTTGATGGGCGCCACGGGCCAAAAGCTGTTCCATGCCAGCCAGATCTACTGCCCCGTCTTCATCGTGAATCCCGAATATGACGGGCTGTGCCGCGACACCGACATGGCGGTGTTCTGCGAGGATCTCTATCACGCACCCCAAATTATCCACTGGCGTGCCAGCAACTCCACGCACTATCTGCTGCTGGATCGCCCCGAACGCGGCCGCAACGAGTTCCTCGCGCGCCTCGATCATTTTCTATCCTGATCGCATTTCGCTGCGCGAAATCGGGACGTCACGCTGCTGCGGCCTGTGATTGGATCATGCGAAGCTGGCCGTTCCCGCACGCCTCGCAGGACCGCCCGAGATGAGACCAGACACGCTTGACGACAAGATCGCCGCCCTCCTGCGCGGGGCGGTCGATCTGCATGGACGCGGCGCCCTGCCCGCGGGGCCATCCACGCTGGATCTGCTTGATCGTGCGCGGGAGGGCGTGGCGGCTGGCCTGCGGGCGATCGTCTTCACTGACCGTCATTTTTCTCCCGCCCCGCTGGTGCAGACGCTGAGGCGTCACGAATTCGCGGATAGCCCCACCGCCTTGCTGAGCGGGGTCGAGCTCAACCACGCCGTGGGCGGGCTCAACCCCTATGCGGTGGAGCATGAACTCATGCTGGGAGGCCGGCTAATCAGCATGCCAACGATCGCGGCGGCCAACCATATCCGGCAGGTCGCACGGTCGCGCGCCGCGCGACCGCCAAATGCGAGCTTGACCCACCCGGCGCTGGAAGTGCTGGACAGTTGGGGACAGCCGCGCGACGCGGTTAAGGAAATCCTCGATGTCATCGCCTCCCATGATGCCGTTCTGGCGAGCGGTCATCTGCACATCAGCGAGATCTGGCCCTTGTTCGAGGAAGCGCGCCGTCGCGGCGTTTCGCGGCTGCTGGTCACCCATGCGAGCTTCCTGACGGATATCGGCATGGCCGAAATGCGTGATCTCGCCGGCATGGGGGCCTTCGTCGAGCAATGCGCTGATCGGGACGTCGACTGTCTCGGCGGCCAGACCCGCTCCGCTACCCTGATGGCCTTTATCTCGGCAGCATCCGTGCGCCAAACCATCCTCGTGCCGAAGCTCGGCCGTATCGGCAACGAAAGCATCCACCAACGATTTGCCCCGGCGCTGCGATCCTGTCTGGACCTTGGCTACCAACCCGAGGAAATTCGGCAGATGATTTCTGATAACGCGATGCGGCTGCTCGGCCTGTCGCCAAGGGGAGACACCCAGGCATGATGAACCACGACGCACCGTTGGTGGACTCGCATTTTCATCTCTACACCACCGACATGCCCCTGGCTAAAACCGCCTGGCACCACCCCGATCACGATGCTTCGATCGAAAAATGCCTGGATACTCTGGATGCCCATGGGGTGACGTTCGGCGTGGTCTCGGCGGCCAGCCTCTATGGCACCTATAACGATTATGTCCGGCTGGCTCTCAAGACGCATAAGCGCCTGCGCGGCACGGCCATGGTGGATACGTCGTGGGATATTTACCAGCTTGAACACATGCGGGACGACGGCTTTGTCGGGCTACGCTTCCTCTGGCGCCCGCTCGAGGACATCCCCGATCTCGCGTCGGAGGACTATCGACGTCTGCTGCGTCGTTGCGCAGATCTTGGCTGGCATATCCATCTCACAGACCGGCCGCAGCGGATCGACGCCACCATCAAGGCCATCGAGGCGGCCGGTGTCCGCGTCGTGCTCGACCATATCGGGCTGATCGACACAGCAGCCGGCGTTGATGATCCGGGGTTCCGGGCCATATTGGACGCCATCGAGCGCGGCCGGACCTGGGTGAAGCTTTCGGCCGGATTCCGTTTCAAGCAGCCGGGGCTCGCGGACAGATGCGTTGCAGCGCTGGTCGCGGCCGGCGGGTGGGAGCGGCTGGTCTGGGCGAGCGATTGGCCCTTTGCGGGCTTTGAAGGCAGGGTGACCTATGCGGCTTCTGTCCAGGCGCTCAAGGCGTGGGTGCCCGATGACGACATGCGCCACGCCATCGGCGGCCGCACGCCGCTCAAGCTCTATTTCACCTGATCAGCGCACACCCATTTTCCCCGCCCGACACAGGAGGTGCCGATATCGCTCGGCACCTCTTTCGCGTTCCTATACCTCCTCGGTGAAGACTTCTTCGCGCCGCTTGTTGGCTGATGGCAGGCTGACCAAGACCAACAGACCCACGGCCAACAGCAGCAGAACGGCGCTGATCGGGCGGGTCACGAAGACGCTTGGATCACCCCCCGAAATCAGCATGGAGCGGCGCAGCTGGTGCTCCAGCATCGGACCCAGCACGAAGCCGAGCACGAACGGAGCCCATTCACAATCGAGCTTGCTAAGAAAATAGCCGACAAGACCGGCACCAATCAGGAAATAGACGCTGAAGACGCTGTTGGAAACGCTGTAAACGCCGATGCAGGAGAAGGCAATGATGGCAGGGAACAGTATCCGGTATGGCACTTTCAGCAGCGAGACCCAAAGACCAATCAGCGGCAGGTTGAGAATGATCAGCATGGCGTTGCCGATCCACATCGAGGCGATGAGGCCCCAGAACAGGGCCGGATTGCCGGTGATGACATTCGGGCCGGGTGTCACGCCCTGAATCGTCATGGCGCCGATCATCATCGCCATGGTGGCCGAGCCCGGTATGCCCAGCGTGAGCGTGGGAATGAAGGAGGTCTGCGCCGCCGCGTTATTGGCCGCTTCCGGAGCCGTCACCCCTTCAACCGCTCCGCGGCCGAATTCGGCGCTATTCGGCGACACGCGCTTTTCCACGTTGTAGGCAATGAACGAAGACAGCATGGCCCCGCCGCCCGGCAAGACACCGATTGCCGAGCCGATGGCGGTGCCGCGCAATGTCGGCGCGATCATGCGTCGCAGATCATCGAGACGGGGCCAGATGCGACCGACCGCGGCCAACTTGGGCGGTGCCCCGTCATTGCTTTGCAGATTGCGGATGATCTCGGCAATGCCGAACACACCCACCGCGATGGCAACGAAGCTCAACCCGTCCAACAGATCGACCGAACCGAACGTAAAGCGCTGCCGGTTGGTATAGACGTCCAAGCCGGTGAGGCCGAGCAGCAGCCCGAACACGATCATCCCCAAGGCCTTGAGCAGAGAGCCGGAGGCCAGCGCAATGGAAGAGACGAGGCCGATCACCATGAGCGAGAAATATTCCGGCGGCCCGAAGCTCAGCGCGACGGCCGTCAACGGTTTGGCCACGAGAGCGATCAGTACCGTCGCGACGCAGCCCGCGAAAAACGAGCCGAGGCCCGCCGCCGCCAGCGCCACGCCGGCTCTTCCCTGCAAGGCCATTTTGTAGCCGTCGAGCGTGGTCACGGTCGATGCCGCCTCCCCGGGAAGATTGACCAGGATGGCCGTCGTCGATCCACCGTATTGGGAGCCGTAGTAGATGCCAGCCAGCATGATGAGCGAGGTTGTCGGCTCCATGCCGAAGGTCAGCGGCAACAGCATGGATATGGTCGCGAGCGGACCTATGCCGGGCAGGATGCCGATCACCGTGCCCAGCAGCACACCGATAAAGCAGAACATCAGGTTGATGGGCTGGAAGGCTTCTGAGAAGCCGAGCGCAAGATTGCTGAAGAGCTCCACCCGCTAGCCTCCGAAAATCGAGCCGAAGACCGGCGCCTGCATCTGCGCGCCGAAAACGAACACGGCGACGCAGAAAACAGCGATTGCTGCAGCGGCGACGATGGACGCAAGGGGCTTGGCCTTCGGCGCAGCAAAGGACGCGATCAGCGTTGTGCAGAAAATCGAGAGGAGCAGTCCCAGCGGTTCGAGCAGGATGGCGAAGGCGGCAATGCTTGCCGAGATCAAGAGGATGGCAAGCCACGGGGCGCCGCCGACGCCTTCGGGTTCCGCACTGACGATGGCGCGCAGAATCAGCGCGAGACCGATCACCAGCAACAAGCCGCAAAGAACCACAGGGAAAAAGCCTGGCCCCATATTGAACACCCGCCCCATGGGCAGGTCGCGTAGCGCTATCGCCCCATAGAAGACGCCGATCGCACAGAAAAATACCCCCGCAAGAATGTCCTTGCTATTGATGACTCTCAAAAATCGGACGCCTGGCGAAACAGGTGACGCCATCCCTTCTCTCCTCCTCGATGATTCCCACGACGCCTGGTCAACGCCTTCTTTTTTGGCAAGTGCACGTTAGGTCTGGCACCGGCTCGGCTCAAGCACTGGGCAGTCCAGCTCACTATCCTCTTGGGCGTAGCAGATTTCCCATGATAGTCCGGCCACGCATCGCGCCTATTTCATCTGTTGAAATGCCCGCGATCGAATGTGGTGCATCCCGTGCCGGCATGGCCTGCTGGGCGGGAGGAGGCAAAAAGGCCCCTACCATCTGGGAGGAAGACCATGGGAACTAAACTTCGGCGTCGCACGGCCTGGCTCGTCCCGAGCGTGCTGGCAGCGAGCCTGACATGGGGCGTGTCGACGGCGGTAGCGGCGGTGGATTGTCCCGCGGGTTATCCGTCCAAGCCTATTACCTTCTATGTGGGCTTTGCGGCAGGCGGAGGCACCGACGCGATCGGCCGCAGCATTGCCAAATCCATAGAAAAAGCCCAGGGCTGGACCATCGTGGTGGAGAACAAGCCCGGCGCAGCCAGCGGCGTGATGAACCTGTCACTCAAGAACATGCGCCCCGACGGCTACCATATCGGTGTCGGCAGCAGTGAATCCATGGTCTGGAATCCGTCCACCGGCGATCTCGGTTACAGCTATACCGATTTCGATTTTCTCGGCTCGGCGATGGACAGCTGGAACAGCTTTGTCGCCCGCTCGAACGCTCCGTTCGACGATATTGCCAGCTTCGTGAAATACGCCCGCGAGAAGGGCATGGCCACAGTGTCGCTCGCGGGGTTCAACCAGCAACTCGTCGTCGAGCAACTCGCCAAGCAATACGGCGTGAACATCGTGCCCGTGCAGGGTGCAGGGGCGTCGGAATCCATGATGACCGCGCTCGGCGGACATGTGGACGCGACCATGCAGGCAACGCTCCACATTCCCGAACTCAAATCGGGCAACATGAAGCAGATTGCCTCCCTGACCAATCGCCGCCTGCCCTACGCGCCAGATTCGAAGACGCTGGAGGAGCAGGGCGCAACGGCCATTCCAATCGTCAGCGCCACCACTTTCATCGCGCCGGCAGGCCTTGATCCCAAGGTCAAGGCCTGTCTCCAGGCCGCCGTCGACCTCGCGGTCAAGTCGCCCGAATTCAAGGCGTTGGCCGACAAATACGACAACGAGGCGGTCAATCTCGGCGAAGCCGCGTTGATCGAGCAGATCAAGACACGCGATGCGCAATTCCGCGCCCTCGCCAAGAACCAGTAGCCCGCTCGCGGCATGATTAGGAGGCCGGCGCTCGCGCGCCGGTTTTCCATTCGGTTTTCAGCGCGGACCGGCTATGGTGGCACCGGCATCGACCTTCAACGTCACGCCGGTCATGCCGGAACCGGCCTCCGATGCCAGAAACGCAGCCGCGTTGGCGATGTCTTCGGCCGAAACCACCCGGCGCAGCGGCGAGCGATTGTGCCGCAATTCCCAACCATCGGCATCAATCCGACGATTGGTGGCCGGGGTCGGCACCGTTCCGGGTGCCAGCGCATTGACGCGTATGCCGAAAGGCCCCAGCTCCACCGCCTGTTGCCGCGTGAACGCGTCCAGCGCGCCTTTGATCGCGGTATAGATTGGCGTTTCCCGGATGGCGATGAACACTGCCATCGACGAGAGATTCAGGATGCAGCCGCCGCCGCGCGCCACCAGATGCGGCGTCGCCGCCTGCGTGCCCCATAAAGAGCCCTTGAGACCCACGTCGACCATCCTGTCGACGATCTCGGCGGGCGTATCCGTTAGCTTGGCATAGTGGAACAGCACTGCGTTATTGACGAGAACATCGAGGCCGCCCTGGGCGAAGCTGTCGATCTCGCGCTGCAGCGCCACGCGGTCTGACACATCGACGATCACAGGAACCGCACTGTCGACGCTCGCCGCAGTTGCCGCGACGTCTGGGTTCACATCCGCCATGGCGACGGCATAGCCGTCTCGCGCCAGACGGCGGGCGATGGCCTCGCCGATGCCGCCGGCAGCGCCAGTCACGAAGGCTCTTTTCTGGTCCATGGCTGAGATCCCCTGTCTTATCCCTCGGATGCTCGGCCCGCTGCACATCGCTGTCGAGTGGAGGACAGTGGGATTCCGCCTGATGGAACGACACGGATGCTGATCTCGGCGCCTACCCCGTCCTACGCGCCAACCGGTCCGCCATTTCGGCAGCCGACAGCGCCGTCGTCTTCGCACCGCCGCGGAAAAGCGTGTGCCAGACGCGCTCTCGGCACAGCCACTCGCCATCTGGCTGGCGCAGGAACACATCCTCCACCCGGGAGATGGCGATAGGGGGCGCGGAGGGTTGCGGCGCCGGTCCGTCCTGCGCGAACAATGTACAAATCCAATGCGCTTCAGCGCGATCCCCCTCCGCGGCACGCAGGTAAAAATTGCCTACGAGATGCACATTGACGCGCTCGCCGCGATCCTTCCGCCAAGCGTAGAATTCGGCGATCTGCTCCCGCCCCTCGTAGCGCGCGTTGGGGCTGAGGAACGTGCCGTCGGGCGTGTAATGACCGCTCGCCTTGCTACCCCAATGGAAATCGACGTCATGCCAATAGGCGATGATCTTTTCCTCCAGATGCCGCGATAGCGCGCTGTAGCCCGAGATATCCATATTCGTCCCGCCTTGTTCCGGAGGTCTCATGCGGATGGGGTCGCCATCCACGCGTTAAAGCAGTCGCGCATCAGTATGGTCTCGGTCATCACGTCATCCGCCCAGTCATTGGTGAAGACCTGGCGGATGAACTCGATAGCCAGCGCGCCGGAATAGCCAGCCTCGCGCAATGCGCCGAAAAGGGCGGGGAAATTCAGCGTCCCCTTGTCGAACGGCGCCTGAAGATGGCCTGGCCTCGCCTGCCGCAGGTGCACGTGAGCCGCGTATGGAACAAGGGGATCAATCTGCTGCTGGCTGTGGCCGAGGCAGATGAAATGCGAATAGTCGAGGGCAAGGGCCACACCGGTCCGGTCCAACAGTTCCCGCACCCCATCCGGTGTCTCCGCGCATGATCGGACGGCGGGCTCGATGCAGATCCTGGCCTTGAAATGGGAAGCCACCTGCGCCAGGGCTTTGAGGCTCTCGACCGAAGCAGCCATTGCCTGGCGCCGCGATTGGCCCGGATTGATCATGCCGGGAAGAAAGAACACGGTGGGAATGCCGGCCGCGTCGGCGAAGGTCAGCACCCGCTCCAAATCGCGAACGTTGGCATCCCGGCTTGCCGGAAGTGCCAGGTTGCGGTCAGAGACGTCGGCACCGAAGTGGTGGAAATAGTTGGACACCGGCAGGTCCAGCATCCGCACGCGCTCCGCGCTCGCCCTGGGATCATGGAGCAATTCTGGCTTATCGAGGCCTGTGCGGTAGCGCGTGCTGATATCGATCGCCGACATGCCGATGGCCTTGGCAACGGCAGCGGCTTCTCCAAGCAGCAACTGGGGAAACGACCATGTAGTGAGAGAGAGATGCATCCGGCGCTCTGGAATTCATGATGGCCAAGTTTATGAGCGCCACCAGCTATGGCAATGGCGCAATCTCCACCATTTCGCTGGGCGAAATTCACCGTCTGTCGGCCTTGCTGGCGCACAAGGATCGTGATCGACTTCAGCCCCTTGAAATAAGGGCTCCAGGATGGAAACAATCCGCATCGGCGACGTGACGATCTCTTCGATCCTTGAGCATGAGAAACTGTCGCGCAGACCCTGGGAATTCTTTGTCGACTGCGACGCCGATCTGGCCCGGGCCCATATGTCCGAGCTGCCCGATTTCCTCTATGACGCTGCCTCCGGACGCATGGTCTTCGCCTTCCAGAGCTTCGTCGTCAGGACACCCCGCAACATCGTCATGGTCGACACCTGCATGGGCGAGAACAAGTTCGATATCGCCTGGGACACGAAGCCTTGGCTGGACGGCCTGCACCGGCTCGGCCTGACCGTCGCCGATATCGACTACGTGCTGTGCACCCACCTGCATATCGACCATACCGGCTGGAACACCCGGCTGGAAAAAGGCCGATGGGTGCCGACCTTTCCCAAAGCGCGATATCTCTTCGAGCGCCGGGAATACGCTTATTGGCAGGACGTGGCTGCCAGTGGAATCGTCGCCCCGGGGGAGCGCGACGGTGTCTGGCAGCTCAATTGCCTGCCCATCGCTGAGGCCGGGCAGGCCGAGCTGGTGACTGGAGCACACCGGATCGACGATTACGTCTCGCTGATGCCCACCCCGGGGCATTCCCCGGGGCACTATTGCGTCCGCATCCATTCCGGCGGTCAGGAGGTCATCGCTTTGGGCGATCTCATGCATCACGCGTTGCAATGCCGCGAGCCGAAATGGTCCACCATCGCGTGTTGGAACCCCGGCAAAGCAGCTGAGGCGCGAGGTCGGCTGCTGGCAGAGGCGGCCGACAGCAGAGCGCTGCTTTTGCCCCACCACTTTCCCGCCCCGACGGCCGGCCGTGTCTCGGCCTGCGGTGACCACTTCCACTACCACTTCGAATGACCACGCCTCACCCCTCGCGAAAGCCGGAACAAGGTGAGGGGTACTCAGGTCAAAGGTCAGCAGGCTCGCGAAACACAGAACTCCAACCCAGTTCTGTAACGGCCTCGTGGGTTGCGACTGCTTCGTTGGGCTCAACGATATTGTAGGCGCCCGGCTGGCCGTGCTCGATCGCGAGGAAGGCAGCGTAGGCTGCCGCATCCACGTGAAGCGGAAGCGACGCAGGGGGCGCGTCAAAGCCGGTGCCCGGCCCATAGATCCTTCCATAGCGCAAGACAAGGCCATCTATCGCTGCTGCGTTCAGCACGCTCTCCTCCAGTGCGATGACACCACGTCTGGTGACATCGAGTTCCCCAACCGCGCTGTTGATAAGGGGGGACGCCTCGACAAACGGTTGCGGGCCGGCGGCATAGAGCCAGGCAATGCTCTGGGCGATCAGCCTGCGGCAACCCGCAGCCCGGGCTGCGGAAACGAGGTTCCTCGTGCCCTCCTCTCTCACCCGCGCATTCGCCCTCAACGCCTCCTTCATCCGAGTGGGGTCGAGGCCGGGGGGCAGAGCTGACAA
Encoded here:
- a CDS encoding tripartite tricarboxylate transporter permease, with translation MELFSNLALGFSEAFQPINLMFCFIGVLLGTVIGILPGIGPLATISMLLPLTFGMEPTTSLIMLAGIYYGSQYGGSTTAILVNLPGEAASTVTTLDGYKMALQGRAGVALAAAGLGSFFAGCVATVLIALVAKPLTAVALSFGPPEYFSLMVIGLVSSIALASGSLLKALGMIVFGLLLGLTGLDVYTNRQRFTFGSVDLLDGLSFVAIAVGVFGIAEIIRNLQSNDGAPPKLAAVGRIWPRLDDLRRMIAPTLRGTAIGSAIGVLPGGGAMLSSFIAYNVEKRVSPNSAEFGRGAVEGVTAPEAANNAAAQTSFIPTLTLGIPGSATMAMMIGAMTIQGVTPGPNVITGNPALFWGLIASMWIGNAMLIILNLPLIGLWVSLLKVPYRILFPAIIAFSCIGVYSVSNSVFSVYFLIGAGLVGYFLSKLDCEWAPFVLGFVLGPMLEHQLRRSMLISGGDPSVFVTRPISAVLLLLAVGLLVLVSLPSANKRREEVFTEEV
- a CDS encoding tripartite tricarboxylate transporter TctB family protein, with the translated sequence MASPVSPGVRFLRVINSKDILAGVFFCAIGVFYGAIALRDLPMGRVFNMGPGFFPVVLCGLLLVIGLALILRAIVSAEPEGVGGAPWLAILLISASIAAFAILLEPLGLLLSIFCTTLIASFAAPKAKPLASIVAAAAIAVFCVAVFVFGAQMQAPVFGSIFGG
- a CDS encoding tripartite tricarboxylate transporter substrate binding protein — its product is MGTKLRRRTAWLVPSVLAASLTWGVSTAVAAVDCPAGYPSKPITFYVGFAAGGGTDAIGRSIAKSIEKAQGWTIVVENKPGAASGVMNLSLKNMRPDGYHIGVGSSESMVWNPSTGDLGYSYTDFDFLGSAMDSWNSFVARSNAPFDDIASFVKYAREKGMATVSLAGFNQQLVVEQLAKQYGVNIVPVQGAGASESMMTALGGHVDATMQATLHIPELKSGNMKQIASLTNRRLPYAPDSKTLEEQGATAIPIVSATTFIAPAGLDPKVKACLQAAVDLAVKSPEFKALADKYDNEAVNLGEAALIEQIKTRDAQFRALAKNQ
- a CDS encoding SDR family oxidoreductase — encoded protein: MDQKRAFVTGAAGGIGEAIARRLARDGYAVAMADVNPDVAATAASVDSAVPVIVDVSDRVALQREIDSFAQGGLDVLVNNAVLFHYAKLTDTPAEIVDRMVDVGLKGSLWGTQAATPHLVARGGGCILNLSSMAVFIAIRETPIYTAIKGALDAFTRQQAVELGPFGIRVNALAPGTVPTPATNRRIDADGWELRHNRSPLRRVVSAEDIANAAAFLASEAGSGMTGVTLKVDAGATIAGPR
- a CDS encoding nuclear transport factor 2 family protein, with translation MRPPEQGGTNMDISGYSALSRHLEEKIIAYWHDVDFHWGSKASGHYTPDGTFLSPNARYEGREQIAEFYAWRKDRGERVNVHLVGNFYLRAAEGDRAEAHWICTLFAQDGPAPQPSAPPIAISRVEDVFLRQPDGEWLCRERVWHTLFRGGAKTTALSAAEMADRLARRTG
- a CDS encoding sugar phosphate isomerase/epimerase family protein — protein: MHLSLTTWSFPQLLLGEAAAVAKAIGMSAIDISTRYRTGLDKPELLHDPRASAERVRMLDLPVSNYFHHFGADVSDRNLALPASRDANVRDLERVLTFADAAGIPTVFFLPGMINPGQSRRQAMAASVESLKALAQVASHFKARICIEPAVRSCAETPDGVRELLDRTGVALALDYSHFICLGHSQQQIDPLVPYAAHVHLRQARPGHLQAPFDKGTLNFPALFGALREAGYSGALAIEFIRQVFTNDWADDVMTETILMRDCFNAWMATPSA
- a CDS encoding MBL fold metallo-hydrolase, with protein sequence METIRIGDVTISSILEHEKLSRRPWEFFVDCDADLARAHMSELPDFLYDAASGRMVFAFQSFVVRTPRNIVMVDTCMGENKFDIAWDTKPWLDGLHRLGLTVADIDYVLCTHLHIDHTGWNTRLEKGRWVPTFPKARYLFERREYAYWQDVAASGIVAPGERDGVWQLNCLPIAEAGQAELVTGAHRIDDYVSLMPTPGHSPGHYCVRIHSGGQEVIALGDLMHHALQCREPKWSTIACWNPGKAAEARGRLLAEAADSRALLLPHHFPAPTAGRVSACGDHFHYHFE